The Hippoglossus stenolepis isolate QCI-W04-F060 chromosome 11, HSTE1.2, whole genome shotgun sequence genome includes a window with the following:
- the paxip1 gene encoding PAX-interacting protein 1 isoform X1 — MSQEDSMSFNELFRDVKFYLVGDIDHKVVQLLKAGKGKEVSYNALATHIIAEDGDNPEVGESREVFDLPVVKPSWVTLSVRCGDLLPVTGFSPESEQIFFGVTACLPRLPDDLNTLWAYITFYGGECQLNLNKRVTHLVVKESKGAKFECALKHSGIKIVTPDWITDSVKDKSRKDEALYHPRLIYVEPEEEEESEAESYEQHSHSDGSYSPRRTQLSSCDSSGDSSPRRRPGPKKLNSVSPTPLRKPERRSERMFDDSDDDSPIEKEGTNLNWTPAEVVTPTPPILTGTARRRGGPPTNKDSTSSTGSGLINLCATVPPVPGSGAASPAEAHPGAVAISQSTQQVPESWSPAARTLRNITNSSDMQPANRPVNIVHIIQNLTANQSKPLEPQSNQSNAQTPNSANPILFSQSKLAAEQHQHLLQQSHQAAQQQHQQLPQQPQHPIMHLQQQQQQQHQMMPLQHHQQHNQQQQPQVPQQQSFPQLPQQQQQFLQQQQQQQHQQQQMQQQMFSQQQQAFSQQQQLRPQQLLRPGLQQLQQQQALQQQLQQFQQQQRMQILQQNPQQLHQQHLQQQQQHFLQQQQQQQQQQQQQHMQQIHQQQHMQNQQQALQHQNQQVLQQQQQTTKTTLQPQLQQPGHITQLFGHELGQEIPQDGFLLGCVFAIADYPEQMADKQLLGTWKRVIQACGGTVDPNLTSRCTHLLCESQVSNMYVQALREGKRCVTAHWLNTVLKRKRMVPPHRTLHLPFAFPPGAKPCSQHIISVTGFVDADRDDLKLMAYLAGARYTGYLCRSNTVLICKEPNGLKYEKAKEWKIPCVNAQWLCDILLGNFEALRQIQHSRYSIYTQPEPLVPNLQLVQNLLTAWRTPIKVSPEALANLQLLQKQKIAGSTNQPANKKARLDEMQSPSKMLPPESTPQVMFTGFEPSQVQQYTKRLHALGGEVADSSQKVTHLVASKVTRTVKFLTAMSVVKHIVSPEWLEESWRSQKFVDEQTHSLKDAEAEVLFGFSLEESLKRAHSSPLFKGKYFYLTPGICPSLSTMKPILESAGGKLLAKQPSYRKIMEHKQNKNLPEIILISCDNDLHLCREYFLKNIDVHNAEFILTGVLTQQLDYDSYPFQTISAQDKGLFI, encoded by the exons ATGTCTCAAGAGGACAGCATGAGTTTCAATGAACTTTTCAGAGACGTCAAATTCTACCTGGTGGGGGACATTGACCATAAG GTTGTGCAGCTTCTGAAGGCAGGAAAAGGGAAGGAGGTTTCTTACAATGCCCTCGCCACTCACATCATTGCAGAGGACGGAGACAACCCAGAGGTGGGCGAGTCCAGAGAGGTGTTTGATCTGCCGGTTGTCAAG CCATCCTGGGTGACTCTCTCAGTCCGATGTGGAGACCTGTTACC AGTAACTGGATTCTCCCCCGAATCAGAACAGATATTCTTTGGTGTGACAGCTTGTCTTCCCAGG CTTCCAGATGATCTAAACACCTTGTGGGCTTACATCACCTTTTATGGAGGAGAATGTCAGCTTAACCTCAACAAGAGGGTCACCCACTTAGTGGTTAAGGAATCAAAAGGG gCAAAGTTTGAGTGTGCCCTGAAACACTCTGGTATCAAGATTGTTACCCCGGACTGGATCACAGATTCTGTTAAAG ACAAGAGCAGGAAGGATGAGGCTCTCTACCACCCTAGACTGATATACGTGGAgcctgaggaagaagaggagagtgaAGCAGAGTCATATGAACAGCACTCTCATTCAGACGGAAGCTACAGCCCTCGACGAACCCAGCTCTCCAGCTGTGACTCGTCTGGTGATTCCAGTCCCAGAAGAAGACCAGGCCCCAAAAAACTTAATTCTGTGTCTCCAACGCCCCTCCGAAAACCTGAGCGCCGCAGTGAGCGTATGTTCGATGACTCGGACGATGATTCCCCGATAGAGAAGGAGGGTACCAACCTCAACTGGACGCCTGCTGAGGTTGTTACGCCAACACCCCCTATTCTGACCGGTACAGCTAGACGCCGGGGTGGGCCACCCACCAACAAAGACTCAACGTCATCTACAGGCAGTGGGCTGATCAACCTTTGTGCTACTGTGCCTCCTGTACCTGGCAGTGGCGCAGCATCACCTGCAGAGGCCCACCCTGGTGCTGTTGCCATCAGTCAAAGCACACAGCAAG TTCCAGAAAGCTGGAGTCCAGCCGCCAGAACCCTCCGCAACATTACTAACAGCTCTGACATGCAGCCAGCCAATCGACCTGTCAACATAGTACAT ATCATTCAGAATCTCACAGCCAATCAGTCAAAGCCACTGGAGCCGCAGAGCAACCAGAGCAATGCTCAAACCCCCAATAGTGCCAACCCTATTCTGTTCAGTCAGTCCAAATTGGCTGCAGAGCAGCATCAACACTTACTGCAACAGTCACACCAGGCTGCCCAGCAACAGCATCAACAGTTACCACAGCAACCACAACATCCTATAATGCacctccaacaacaacaacagcagcagcatcagatgATGCCACTACAGCACCATCAGCAACACAATCAACAGCAACAGCCCCAAGTTCCACAGCAACAAAGTTTCCCGCAGTTGccccaacagcaacaacagtttctgcaacaacaacaacaacaacaacatcaacaacagcaaatgcagcaacaaatgttttcacagcagcagcaagcattctcccagcagcagcagctgcggcCACAGCAGCTCCTGCGCCCTGGTTTACAGCAGCTGCAACAGCAACAAGCTCTGCAGCAACAGCTTCAACAGTTCCAACAACAGCAACGTATGCAAATATTACAGCAGAATCCACAGCAGTTACACCAACAGcatctacagcagcagcaacagcatttcctacaacaacagcaacagcagcaacaacaacaacaacaacaacacatgcaacagatacatcagcagcagcacatgcaGAACCAGCAACAGGCTCTGCAGCATCAGAATCAGcaggtcctgcagcagcagcagcagacgacGAAGACAACGCTGCAACCTCAGCTCCAGCAGCCTGGTCACATTACCCAGCTGTTTGGACACGAGCTGGGACAAGAAA TTCCACAAGATGGCTTCCTGTTAGGCTGTGTGTTTGCTATTGCTGACTACCCAGAACAGATGGCTGACAAACAACTCCTGGGCACATGGAAGAGG GTCATCCAGGCGTGTGGAGGTACTGTTGACCCAAACCTGACCAGTCGTTGCACACACTTGCTGTGTGAGAgccaagtcagtaacatgtatgtTCAG GCACTAAGAGAGGGGAAACGCTGTGTAACAGCCCACTGGCTCAACACTGtactgaagaggaagaggatggttCCTCCTCATCGAACACTACATCTGCCCTTTGCCTTCCCTCCTGGAGCAAAGCCCTGCTCTCAGCAT ATTATATCAGTAACAGGTTTTGTGGATGCTGACAGAGATGACCTTAAACTGATGGCCTACCTGGCGGGTGCCAGATACACTGGATATCTGTGTCGCAGTAATACAGTCCTCATCTGTAAAGA ACCTAATGGGCTTAAATATGAGAAGGCCAAGGAGTGGAAGATCCCATGTGTAAATGCACAGTGGTTGTGTGATATACTGCTTGGAAATTTTGAAGCACTGAGACAGATTCAACACAGCAGATACTCCATCTATACACAACCTGAACCACTGGTGCCCAACCTACAGCTGGTCCAGAACCTACTGA cTGCTTGGAGAACACCGATCAAAGTATCTCCTGAAGCTTTGGCG AACCTCCAGCTGTTGCAAAAGCAAAAGATCGCTGGCTCCACTAACCAGCCTGCAAACAAGAAGGCCAG ACTGGATGAGATGCAGTCCCCCAGTAAGATGCTTCCTCCCGAGTCCACTCCTCAAGTCATGTTCACAGGCTTTGAGCCTTCACAAGTACAGCAGTACACAAAG aGGTTACATGCTTTAGGTGGTGAAGTAGCAGACAGCAGTCAGAAGGTCACTCACCTGGTGGCCAGTAAGGTGACGCGCACCGTTAAGTTCCTTACTGCCATGTCTGTGGTCAAACACATCGTTAGCCCAGAGTGGCTggaggagagctggaggagccAGAAGTTTGTgg ATGAGCAGACTCACAGTCTGAAGGATGCAGAGGCAGAGGTGTTGTTTGGATTCAGTCTGGAGGAATCACTAAAGAGAGCCCACAGTTCACCTCTCTTCAAG GGGAAGTACTTCTACCTCACCCCAGGGATCTGCCCAAGCCTCAGCACCATGAAGCCCATCCTGGAGAGTGCTGGAGGAAAGCTGCTGGCCAAACAGCCTTCTTACAGAAAGATTATGGAGCACAAACAGAATAAG AACCTTCCAGAGATCATCTTAATTTCCTGTGACAACGACCTGCACCTCTGTAGAGAATACTTTTTGAAGAACATTG ATGTCCACAATGCTGAGTTCATTCTGACAGGAGTTCTCACCCAGCAACTCGACTATGACTCATATCCTTTCCAGACAATATCAGCTCAGGACAAAGGGCTTTTTATTTGA
- the paxip1 gene encoding PAX-interacting protein 1 isoform X2 → MSQEDSMSFNELFRDVKFYLVGDIDHKVVQLLKAGKGKEVSYNALATHIIAEDGDNPEVGESREVFDLPVVKPSWVTLSVRCGDLLPVTGFSPESEQIFFGVTACLPRLPDDLNTLWAYITFYGGECQLNLNKRVTHLVVKESKGAKFECALKHSGIKIVTPDWITDSVKDKSRKDEALYHPRLIYVEPEEEEESEAESYEQHSHSDGSYSPRRTQLSSCDSSGDSSPRRRPGPKKLNSVSPTPLRKPERRSERMFDDSDDDSPIEKEGTNLNWTPAEVVTPTPPILTGTARRRGGPPTNKDSTSSTGSGLINLCATVPPVPGSGAASPAEAHPGAVAISQSTQQVPESWSPAARTLRNITNSSDMQPANRPVNIVHIIQNLTANQSKPLEPQSNQSNAQTPNSANPILFSQSKLAAEQHQHLLQQSHQAAQQQHQQLPQQPQHPIMHLQQQQQQQHQMMPLQHHQQHNQQQQPQVPQQQSFPQLPQQQQQFLQQQQQQQHQQQQMQQQMFSQQQQAFSQQQQLRPQQLLRPGLQQLQQQQALQQQLQQFQQQQRMQILQQNPQQLHQQHLQQQQQHFLQQQQQQQQQQQQQHMQQIHQQQHMQNQQQALQHQNQQVLQQQQQTTKTTLQPQLQQPGHITQLFGHELGQEIPQDGFLLGCVFAIADYPEQMADKQLLGTWKRVIQACGGTVDPNLTSRCTHLLCESQVSNMYVQALREGKRCVTAHWLNTVLKRKRMVPPHRTLHLPFAFPPGAKPCSQHIISVTGFVDADRDDLKLMAYLAGARYTGYLCRSNTVLICKEPNGLKYEKAKEWKIPCVNAQWLCDILLGNFEALRQIQHSRYSIYTQPEPLVPNLQLVQNLLTAWRTPIKVSPEALANLQLLQKQKIAGSTNQPANKKARLDEMQSPSKMLPPESTPQVMFTGFEPSQVQQYTKRLHALGGEVADSSQKVTHLVASKVTRTVKFLTAMSVVKHIVSPEWLEESWRSQKFVDEQTHSLKDAEAEVLFGFSLEESLKRAHSSPLFKGKYFYLTPGICPSLSTMKPILESAGGKLLAKQPSYRKIMEHKQNKNLPEIILISCDNDLHLCREYFLKNIDVHNAEFILTGVLTQQLDYDSYKFT, encoded by the exons ATGTCTCAAGAGGACAGCATGAGTTTCAATGAACTTTTCAGAGACGTCAAATTCTACCTGGTGGGGGACATTGACCATAAG GTTGTGCAGCTTCTGAAGGCAGGAAAAGGGAAGGAGGTTTCTTACAATGCCCTCGCCACTCACATCATTGCAGAGGACGGAGACAACCCAGAGGTGGGCGAGTCCAGAGAGGTGTTTGATCTGCCGGTTGTCAAG CCATCCTGGGTGACTCTCTCAGTCCGATGTGGAGACCTGTTACC AGTAACTGGATTCTCCCCCGAATCAGAACAGATATTCTTTGGTGTGACAGCTTGTCTTCCCAGG CTTCCAGATGATCTAAACACCTTGTGGGCTTACATCACCTTTTATGGAGGAGAATGTCAGCTTAACCTCAACAAGAGGGTCACCCACTTAGTGGTTAAGGAATCAAAAGGG gCAAAGTTTGAGTGTGCCCTGAAACACTCTGGTATCAAGATTGTTACCCCGGACTGGATCACAGATTCTGTTAAAG ACAAGAGCAGGAAGGATGAGGCTCTCTACCACCCTAGACTGATATACGTGGAgcctgaggaagaagaggagagtgaAGCAGAGTCATATGAACAGCACTCTCATTCAGACGGAAGCTACAGCCCTCGACGAACCCAGCTCTCCAGCTGTGACTCGTCTGGTGATTCCAGTCCCAGAAGAAGACCAGGCCCCAAAAAACTTAATTCTGTGTCTCCAACGCCCCTCCGAAAACCTGAGCGCCGCAGTGAGCGTATGTTCGATGACTCGGACGATGATTCCCCGATAGAGAAGGAGGGTACCAACCTCAACTGGACGCCTGCTGAGGTTGTTACGCCAACACCCCCTATTCTGACCGGTACAGCTAGACGCCGGGGTGGGCCACCCACCAACAAAGACTCAACGTCATCTACAGGCAGTGGGCTGATCAACCTTTGTGCTACTGTGCCTCCTGTACCTGGCAGTGGCGCAGCATCACCTGCAGAGGCCCACCCTGGTGCTGTTGCCATCAGTCAAAGCACACAGCAAG TTCCAGAAAGCTGGAGTCCAGCCGCCAGAACCCTCCGCAACATTACTAACAGCTCTGACATGCAGCCAGCCAATCGACCTGTCAACATAGTACAT ATCATTCAGAATCTCACAGCCAATCAGTCAAAGCCACTGGAGCCGCAGAGCAACCAGAGCAATGCTCAAACCCCCAATAGTGCCAACCCTATTCTGTTCAGTCAGTCCAAATTGGCTGCAGAGCAGCATCAACACTTACTGCAACAGTCACACCAGGCTGCCCAGCAACAGCATCAACAGTTACCACAGCAACCACAACATCCTATAATGCacctccaacaacaacaacagcagcagcatcagatgATGCCACTACAGCACCATCAGCAACACAATCAACAGCAACAGCCCCAAGTTCCACAGCAACAAAGTTTCCCGCAGTTGccccaacagcaacaacagtttctgcaacaacaacaacaacaacaacatcaacaacagcaaatgcagcaacaaatgttttcacagcagcagcaagcattctcccagcagcagcagctgcggcCACAGCAGCTCCTGCGCCCTGGTTTACAGCAGCTGCAACAGCAACAAGCTCTGCAGCAACAGCTTCAACAGTTCCAACAACAGCAACGTATGCAAATATTACAGCAGAATCCACAGCAGTTACACCAACAGcatctacagcagcagcaacagcatttcctacaacaacagcaacagcagcaacaacaacaacaacaacaacacatgcaacagatacatcagcagcagcacatgcaGAACCAGCAACAGGCTCTGCAGCATCAGAATCAGcaggtcctgcagcagcagcagcagacgacGAAGACAACGCTGCAACCTCAGCTCCAGCAGCCTGGTCACATTACCCAGCTGTTTGGACACGAGCTGGGACAAGAAA TTCCACAAGATGGCTTCCTGTTAGGCTGTGTGTTTGCTATTGCTGACTACCCAGAACAGATGGCTGACAAACAACTCCTGGGCACATGGAAGAGG GTCATCCAGGCGTGTGGAGGTACTGTTGACCCAAACCTGACCAGTCGTTGCACACACTTGCTGTGTGAGAgccaagtcagtaacatgtatgtTCAG GCACTAAGAGAGGGGAAACGCTGTGTAACAGCCCACTGGCTCAACACTGtactgaagaggaagaggatggttCCTCCTCATCGAACACTACATCTGCCCTTTGCCTTCCCTCCTGGAGCAAAGCCCTGCTCTCAGCAT ATTATATCAGTAACAGGTTTTGTGGATGCTGACAGAGATGACCTTAAACTGATGGCCTACCTGGCGGGTGCCAGATACACTGGATATCTGTGTCGCAGTAATACAGTCCTCATCTGTAAAGA ACCTAATGGGCTTAAATATGAGAAGGCCAAGGAGTGGAAGATCCCATGTGTAAATGCACAGTGGTTGTGTGATATACTGCTTGGAAATTTTGAAGCACTGAGACAGATTCAACACAGCAGATACTCCATCTATACACAACCTGAACCACTGGTGCCCAACCTACAGCTGGTCCAGAACCTACTGA cTGCTTGGAGAACACCGATCAAAGTATCTCCTGAAGCTTTGGCG AACCTCCAGCTGTTGCAAAAGCAAAAGATCGCTGGCTCCACTAACCAGCCTGCAAACAAGAAGGCCAG ACTGGATGAGATGCAGTCCCCCAGTAAGATGCTTCCTCCCGAGTCCACTCCTCAAGTCATGTTCACAGGCTTTGAGCCTTCACAAGTACAGCAGTACACAAAG aGGTTACATGCTTTAGGTGGTGAAGTAGCAGACAGCAGTCAGAAGGTCACTCACCTGGTGGCCAGTAAGGTGACGCGCACCGTTAAGTTCCTTACTGCCATGTCTGTGGTCAAACACATCGTTAGCCCAGAGTGGCTggaggagagctggaggagccAGAAGTTTGTgg ATGAGCAGACTCACAGTCTGAAGGATGCAGAGGCAGAGGTGTTGTTTGGATTCAGTCTGGAGGAATCACTAAAGAGAGCCCACAGTTCACCTCTCTTCAAG GGGAAGTACTTCTACCTCACCCCAGGGATCTGCCCAAGCCTCAGCACCATGAAGCCCATCCTGGAGAGTGCTGGAGGAAAGCTGCTGGCCAAACAGCCTTCTTACAGAAAGATTATGGAGCACAAACAGAATAAG AACCTTCCAGAGATCATCTTAATTTCCTGTGACAACGACCTGCACCTCTGTAGAGAATACTTTTTGAAGAACATTG ATGTCCACAATGCTGAGTTCATTCTGACAGGAGTTCTCACCCAGCAACTCGACTATGACTC ATATAAGTTCACTTGA